Proteins encoded by one window of Rouxiella chamberiensis:
- the glmS gene encoding glutamine--fructose-6-phosphate transaminase (isomerizing), with protein sequence MCGIVGAVAQRDIAEILLEGLRRLEYRGYDSAGLAVVDNEGHMGRLRRLGKVQMLADALDEHPLHGGTGIAHTRWATHGEPSEANAHPHVSDYIAVVHNGIIENFEPLRVQLIERGYRFTSQTDTEVIAHLVHWELSQGGTLLEAVLRVIPQLRGAYGTVVMDKRDPSVLVAARSGSPLVIGRGVGENFIASDQLALLPVTRRFMFLEEGDVAEVKRREVTVFDKHGNKVERAEIESKVQYDAGDKGAYRHYMQKEIYEQPQAIKNTLEGRFEHGRINLSELGADADALLAKVQHVQIIACGTSYHSGMVARYWFEALAGVPCDVEIASEFRYRKSAVRPGSLIITLSQSGETADTLAALRLSKELGYLGSLAVCNVAGSSLVRESDLALMTKAGTEIGVASTKAFTTQLTVLLMLVARVGRLKGMSEQVEHDIVHGLQALPARIEQMLSLDKTIEALAEGFSDKHHALFLGRGDQYPIAMEGALKLKEISYIHAEAYAAGELKHGPLALIDADMPVIVVAPNNELLEKLKSNIEEVRARGGQLYVFADQDAGFTDSDGMKIIQLPHVEEIVAPIFYTVPLQLLSYHVALIKGTDVDQPRNLAKSVTVE encoded by the coding sequence ATGTGTGGAATTGTTGGCGCAGTAGCGCAACGCGATATTGCTGAAATCCTGCTGGAAGGCTTACGCCGTCTGGAATACCGCGGTTATGACTCTGCCGGTCTGGCAGTGGTCGATAACGAAGGTCATATGGGCCGTTTACGCCGTCTTGGCAAAGTGCAGATGCTGGCAGATGCGCTGGACGAGCACCCGCTTCACGGTGGCACCGGTATTGCCCATACCCGCTGGGCAACGCACGGCGAACCGTCCGAGGCGAATGCACACCCGCACGTTTCCGATTACATCGCCGTTGTTCATAACGGCATTATCGAAAACTTCGAGCCGCTGCGCGTGCAGCTTATCGAACGCGGTTATCGTTTTACGTCCCAGACCGATACCGAAGTCATCGCGCACCTCGTGCATTGGGAGCTGTCTCAAGGCGGCACGTTGCTCGAAGCGGTTCTGCGTGTGATCCCTCAGCTGCGTGGCGCCTACGGCACCGTGGTGATGGATAAACGTGACCCTTCCGTGCTGGTGGCCGCCCGCTCCGGCAGCCCGCTGGTGATTGGTCGTGGCGTGGGTGAAAACTTCATCGCCTCCGATCAGCTGGCGCTGCTGCCTGTCACTCGTCGTTTCATGTTCCTTGAAGAAGGCGATGTCGCAGAAGTTAAACGCCGCGAAGTTACCGTGTTTGATAAACACGGTAACAAGGTAGAGCGTGCAGAAATCGAATCCAAAGTGCAGTACGACGCCGGCGATAAAGGCGCGTATCGTCACTACATGCAAAAAGAGATCTACGAGCAGCCACAGGCGATTAAAAATACGCTGGAAGGGCGTTTCGAGCATGGCAGAATCAATCTGAGCGAGCTGGGTGCCGATGCCGACGCGCTGCTGGCGAAAGTCCAGCATGTGCAGATCATTGCCTGCGGCACCTCCTATCACTCCGGTATGGTGGCGCGTTACTGGTTCGAAGCGCTGGCCGGTGTGCCGTGCGACGTAGAAATCGCCTCCGAATTCCGCTATCGCAAATCGGCCGTGCGTCCGGGCAGCCTTATCATTACGCTGTCCCAGTCTGGTGAAACGGCCGATACGCTGGCGGCGCTGCGCCTGTCCAAAGAGCTGGGGTATCTTGGCTCGCTTGCGGTGTGCAACGTCGCGGGTTCATCGCTGGTTCGCGAATCTGACCTGGCGCTGATGACCAAGGCCGGTACCGAAATCGGTGTCGCCTCGACCAAGGCGTTTACCACTCAGCTGACCGTTCTGCTGATGCTGGTGGCACGCGTGGGCCGTCTGAAAGGCATGAGCGAACAGGTTGAACACGACATCGTTCACGGGCTGCAAGCGCTGCCTGCGCGCATCGAGCAGATGCTGTCGCTGGATAAAACCATCGAAGCGCTGGCAGAAGGTTTCTCCGACAAACATCACGCGCTGTTCCTGGGTCGTGGCGATCAATATCCAATCGCAATGGAAGGCGCGCTGAAGCTGAAAGAGATTTCCTACATTCACGCAGAAGCCTACGCCGCCGGTGAGTTGAAGCACGGCCCGCTGGCCCTGATTGATGCCGATATGCCGGTCATCGTTGTTGCACCAAACAACGAACTGCTGGAAAAGCTGAAATCCAATATCGAAGAAGTGCGCGCACGCGGCGGTCAGCTGTATGTCTTCGCCGATCAGGATGCCGGTTTCACCGACAGCGACGGCATGAAAATCATCCAGTTGCCGCACGTCGAAGAAATTGTGGCCCCTATTTTCTACACAGTGCCGCTCCAGTTGCTGTCTTATCACGTCGCGCTTATCAAAGGCACCGACGTCGATCAGCCACGCAATCTGGCGAAATCTGTTACCGTAGAATAA
- a CDS encoding VOC family protein — MFSHVVVGSDDLHTAKTFYDALFGVIGTDEQGIDALERPYYTKNNQRFIITRPIDGNPATPANGGTIGFLLATVEDVHLWHDKGVENGGTSVETPPHTRETDGKCVAYLRDPSGNKLCAFCPTR, encoded by the coding sequence ATGTTTAGTCATGTTGTTGTTGGTTCTGACGATCTGCATACTGCAAAGACGTTCTACGATGCACTTTTTGGTGTGATCGGCACTGACGAGCAAGGAATAGATGCTCTGGAGCGCCCGTATTACACCAAAAACAATCAGCGTTTCATTATTACCCGCCCGATTGACGGCAATCCTGCGACCCCGGCCAACGGCGGAACAATCGGTTTCTTGCTGGCAACTGTCGAAGACGTGCATCTATGGCACGACAAAGGTGTCGAAAATGGAGGAACGTCCGTCGAGACTCCGCCACATACCCGCGAAACCGACGGAAAATGTGTGGCCTATCTTCGCGATCCCTCCGGTAACAAGCTTTGCGCCTTCTGTCCGACGCGCTAA
- the rluF gene encoding 23S rRNA pseudouridine(2604) synthase RluF, translating to MLTNQSIRLNKYISESGICSRRDADRYVEQGNVFINGKRAAVGDQVFPGDVVKVNGQLIEPRDEEDLVLIALNKPVGIITTMEEGERDNISDFVNHSKRVFPIGRLDKDSQGLIFLTNHGDLVNKILRAGNNHEKEYVVTVNKPVTDEFIQGMSAGVPMLGTVTKKCKVKKEAPFVFRITLVQGLNRQIRRMCKHFGFEVTKLERTRIMNVNLKGLPLGEWRDLTDDELIELFKLIENSSSEDKPAKKAQAKPAAAKKPAIKKPKVAEKPEGNAASRKRFAQPGRKKKGR from the coding sequence ATGCTGACCAATCAATCAATACGTCTCAACAAATACATTAGCGAGAGCGGCATCTGCTCTCGTCGCGATGCCGATCGTTATGTCGAACAGGGCAACGTTTTTATTAACGGCAAGCGTGCCGCCGTTGGCGATCAGGTATTTCCCGGAGACGTAGTGAAAGTTAACGGTCAGCTCATCGAACCTCGCGATGAAGAAGATTTGGTGCTGATTGCGCTGAACAAGCCGGTTGGCATCATTACCACGATGGAAGAAGGCGAGCGGGATAACATCAGTGATTTCGTGAATCACAGCAAGCGCGTATTCCCGATTGGTCGACTGGATAAAGATTCGCAGGGACTGATTTTCCTGACCAATCACGGCGATCTGGTTAACAAAATCCTCCGTGCCGGCAACAATCACGAAAAAGAGTACGTGGTGACCGTGAACAAGCCGGTGACCGACGAATTTATTCAGGGCATGAGCGCTGGCGTCCCGATGCTAGGCACGGTAACCAAAAAGTGCAAGGTCAAGAAAGAAGCGCCTTTTGTGTTCCGCATTACGTTGGTACAGGGACTTAACCGCCAGATCCGCCGCATGTGCAAACACTTTGGCTTTGAAGTCACCAAGCTTGAGCGTACACGCATCATGAACGTCAATCTGAAGGGGCTTCCGCTCGGCGAATGGCGTGATCTGACCGACGATGAACTGATCGAGTTATTCAAGCTGATTGAAAACTCTTCTTCCGAAGATAAACCGGCGAAGAAGGCGCAGGCCAAACCTGCCGCCGCGAAAAAACCGGCGATCAAAAAGCCGAAAGTTGCCGAAAAACCAGAAGGCAACGCCGCGTCGCGCAAGCGTTTTGCCCAGCCGGGTCGCAAAAAGAAAGGCCGTTAA
- a CDS encoding SDR family oxidoreductase, with product MSHLILVTGASGQLGQAVLQHLTETLAVPAERIVAASRNPEKLASWAAKGVATRELDFEKPETFAAAYADVERALLISTDTLDKPGHRLLQHRNAIDGFAAAGIRHVIYTSAPNPADSPLLIAPDHEGTEKALAASSLAGWTVLRNHWYLENLFMFLKPALASGSWYTADEGKGSADISRNDLALAAATVLAGNETAKNTYTLSGSQSLTKVEIASAVSEALGKPLEVVQVPLEGLVQGMVQAGLPEPVARIFASFDANTAAGRVADVTGDFERITGRKPQSFCEWLHANKAALASL from the coding sequence ATGAGTCATTTAATTCTTGTTACCGGTGCATCCGGCCAACTGGGTCAGGCTGTTTTGCAACATCTGACTGAAACCCTGGCAGTACCGGCAGAACGTATTGTGGCGGCCAGCCGCAATCCCGAGAAACTGGCTTCCTGGGCTGCAAAAGGTGTCGCAACCCGCGAGCTGGATTTCGAAAAACCGGAAACCTTCGCCGCCGCCTATGCGGATGTCGAACGCGCACTATTGATAAGCACCGATACGCTGGATAAGCCGGGTCACCGTCTTTTGCAGCATCGCAATGCGATTGACGGATTTGCCGCCGCGGGCATCAGGCACGTGATTTACACCTCGGCGCCCAATCCTGCCGATTCACCGCTGTTGATAGCGCCTGATCATGAGGGCACCGAGAAAGCGCTGGCCGCCAGTTCCCTTGCAGGCTGGACCGTGCTGCGTAACCACTGGTATCTGGAAAACCTGTTTATGTTCCTGAAACCGGCGCTTGCCTCCGGCTCCTGGTACACCGCCGACGAAGGCAAGGGCAGCGCCGACATCTCGCGTAACGATCTGGCGCTGGCGGCCGCAACGGTGTTGGCAGGCAACGAAACGGCCAAAAACACCTATACCCTTTCAGGAAGCCAGTCGCTGACCAAAGTCGAGATAGCATCGGCCGTGAGCGAAGCCCTTGGTAAACCGCTGGAAGTGGTACAGGTACCGCTGGAAGGGCTGGTGCAGGGAATGGTTCAGGCCGGGTTGCCAGAACCGGTGGCGCGGATTTTTGCCTCGTTCGATGCCAACACGGCGGCAGGCCGCGTGGCCGATGTTACGGGTGACTTCGAGCGCATTACGGGGCGTAAACCGCAATCCTTCTGTGAGTGGCTGCACGCCAACAAAGCCGCGCTCGCCTCGCTTTAA
- a CDS encoding winged helix-turn-helix transcriptional regulator produces the protein MKNLQTIPLEQEEQNLSGKVRRGELTTKDCPSREVFNHVTSLWGVLCLIALRDGTLRFSELRRKATGVSERMLALTLQRLEQDGFVRRTAYPVIPPHVVYNLTPLGEGAAERVASLADWIEENLPEVMQARQDKA, from the coding sequence ATGAAAAATTTACAAACAATCCCTCTGGAGCAGGAGGAGCAGAACCTGTCGGGCAAGGTTCGGCGCGGAGAACTCACTACCAAGGATTGTCCTTCGCGTGAGGTGTTTAATCATGTCACCAGCCTGTGGGGCGTGCTCTGTCTGATTGCGCTGCGCGACGGTACGCTGCGTTTTAGCGAATTGCGCAGAAAAGCGACCGGAGTCAGTGAAAGAATGCTGGCGCTGACGCTGCAACGCCTCGAACAGGATGGCTTCGTGCGCCGTACCGCGTATCCGGTTATCCCGCCTCATGTGGTTTACAATTTAACGCCGCTGGGCGAAGGGGCGGCCGAGCGCGTCGCTTCGCTGGCAGACTGGATAGAAGAAAACCTGCCTGAAGTCATGCAGGCCAGACAAGACAAAGCCTAG
- a CDS encoding aminotransferase class I/II-fold pyridoxal phosphate-dependent enzyme has protein sequence MTIQQAFLQHSASERDPLLLVLRQSQQYDVRIARAEGRELTDIHGKKLYDFASCNYLGFDCEQEELLARGVQAAREFGMHTSRARLMGYHALFTHLEKKLANFIGAEDTLMFPNTTLTSIGIIPALVQKGDVILLDKAAHATLYQAAQMARDKGAILKSFPQGDMEALGILLETHRHCPRKMVCVDGVYSMTGDYADLAGLIPLVEEYNAMLYIDDGHGFGFVGEQPDARHPYGKRGNGIINYYGAPSGNTLYVAGTAKGLAASAAFAAVTPEMKEYLMAYAKPLDYTHPSTPFCLGVLDAALDLLPKVGEVRRIEVYSLTCSLVEGLRGLGFHVMTQTLFPIISVWAGNTQTLIDASRYLYQHGIFLTACPYPTMPKGKEALRITLTSLNTQQQVDHLLTLFGEIKTQWLRAGVALTPGGDAYDQ, from the coding sequence ATGACTATTCAACAGGCTTTTTTACAACACAGCGCCAGTGAACGCGATCCGCTTCTTCTGGTATTAAGACAGAGTCAGCAATATGACGTCAGAATCGCCCGCGCCGAAGGCCGCGAGTTGACCGATATCCACGGCAAAAAACTGTATGATTTCGCCTCCTGCAACTATCTCGGCTTTGACTGCGAGCAGGAAGAACTGCTCGCTCGCGGCGTACAGGCGGCCAGAGAGTTCGGCATGCATACCAGTCGCGCAAGGCTGATGGGCTATCACGCGCTTTTTACGCATCTTGAAAAGAAACTGGCGAATTTTATCGGCGCGGAGGACACGCTGATGTTTCCCAATACCACGCTCACCAGCATCGGCATTATTCCCGCACTGGTGCAGAAGGGCGACGTTATCCTGCTCGACAAGGCGGCGCATGCGACCCTGTATCAAGCCGCGCAGATGGCGCGTGACAAGGGCGCCATCCTGAAAAGCTTTCCTCAGGGAGACATGGAGGCGCTCGGCATCTTGCTTGAAACCCACCGGCATTGTCCTCGCAAAATGGTTTGTGTCGACGGTGTCTACAGTATGACCGGCGATTACGCCGACCTGGCGGGTTTGATCCCGCTTGTCGAAGAGTACAATGCCATGCTGTATATCGACGATGGCCACGGTTTCGGCTTTGTCGGCGAACAGCCCGATGCCCGGCATCCCTACGGCAAGCGGGGCAACGGCATCATCAACTATTATGGCGCGCCGTCCGGCAACACGCTGTATGTCGCGGGCACCGCCAAGGGATTGGCCGCCAGCGCGGCGTTTGCAGCCGTCACGCCCGAGATGAAAGAGTATCTGATGGCCTATGCCAAGCCGCTGGATTACACCCATCCCTCAACCCCGTTCTGTCTGGGCGTGCTGGACGCCGCACTCGATCTACTGCCCAAAGTCGGCGAGGTGCGCCGCATCGAGGTCTATAGTCTTACCTGCTCGCTGGTCGAAGGACTTCGCGGTCTGGGTTTCCACGTCATGACGCAGACCCTGTTTCCCATCATTTCCGTCTGGGCCGGCAACACTCAAACGCTGATCGACGCCTCGCGATACCTCTATCAACACGGCATTTTCCTTACCGCCTGTCCCTATCCGACCATGCCCAAGGGCAAGGAAGCCCTGCGCATTACCCTGACTTCCCTGAACACCCAGCAGCAGGTCGATCACCTCCTGACGCTGTTTGGTGAAATCAAAACGCAGTGGCTTCGCGCCGGTGTTGCGCTGACGCCGGGTGGAGATGCCTATGACCAATGA
- a CDS encoding class I SAM-dependent methyltransferase, translating into MTNDENRCTDRVETFYGQHNGWRMFDGRMLTPEVAAYLVEEKRLVAEYLEEAGEALEQFIEVGCGYGRYLHVALKHGVSYRGIELVGWLAALGKARVTACPLPPNCSAQIEHLSAEHLHCVLPDSDIDIAGKSCLFFPFNCFGNLRDPLRVLAELKGRNTEVIISGFASNEQATLARMAYYQQCGCTDLRCRVTERGVEISSREFLQSLAYDAENLEILLNEFGFRLTQRIAHSTIGELFFFSPYSPLRQEVATPPPSYPEPFLLQGFIEEGRSHDLLGHIEANAWGLAKNAGLLTVITHDVGWREGGLAWLVCSSARQSSILPIATGTISCVVESTRAAGTVKLLINTY; encoded by the coding sequence ATGACCAATGATGAAAACCGCTGCACCGACCGCGTCGAGACTTTTTATGGTCAACACAATGGCTGGCGGATGTTTGACGGGCGAATGCTAACGCCCGAAGTGGCCGCCTATCTGGTTGAAGAAAAGCGGCTGGTGGCGGAATATCTTGAAGAGGCCGGAGAGGCCCTCGAGCAGTTTATCGAGGTGGGCTGCGGTTACGGGCGCTATCTGCATGTCGCGCTGAAACACGGTGTCAGTTATCGCGGAATCGAGCTGGTAGGTTGGCTGGCGGCGCTCGGCAAGGCAAGGGTAACCGCCTGCCCCTTACCGCCCAACTGTAGCGCGCAGATAGAGCATCTGTCGGCCGAGCATCTTCACTGCGTGCTGCCTGATTCGGATATCGACATCGCCGGTAAAAGCTGTCTGTTCTTTCCCTTCAACTGTTTCGGAAATTTACGCGATCCCCTTCGCGTGCTGGCAGAGCTTAAAGGTCGCAATACCGAGGTGATCATCTCGGGATTTGCCAGCAACGAACAGGCAACGCTCGCAAGAATGGCCTATTACCAGCAGTGCGGCTGCACCGATCTGCGCTGTCGTGTTACCGAGCGCGGGGTGGAAATATCCTCCCGCGAATTTCTGCAATCTCTGGCCTACGACGCCGAAAATCTCGAGATTCTGTTAAATGAATTTGGATTCAGGCTCACCCAACGGATTGCGCATTCAACGATTGGCGAGCTGTTTTTCTTTTCACCCTATTCACCTCTGCGGCAAGAGGTTGCCACGCCGCCGCCGTCCTATCCCGAACCTTTTCTGCTGCAAGGATTTATCGAAGAAGGGCGAAGTCATGACCTTCTCGGGCATATCGAGGCCAATGCCTGGGGTTTGGCCAAGAATGCCGGGCTGCTGACGGTCATCACGCACGACGTCGGCTGGCGAGAGGGCGGACTCGCCTGGCTGGTGTGCTCGTCGGCCCGGCAATCTTCCATTCTGCCCATCGCCACCGGCACCATTTCCTGCGTGGTGGAATCCACCCGCGCAGCAGGGACGGTAAAACTGCTTATTAATACCTATTGA
- a CDS encoding amino acid adenylation domain-containing protein, whose protein sequence is MKLLNAVTLPDIIAEALQHYSLNIAVEYGEKKYRYRDIEKLGEYYQRYFQLCGLKKGDHIGLLSDVTPFAIGAMLGALYAGIIYIPINIHAPATWVKHLVMSAELKQVLAQPRYLSALSQSSQAVPITLLEAPALAEQDEPPPLQKVANLSDNVAYILYTSGSTGNPKGIMLTHRNACSFIVWMQKEFAIHARDRIFSRAPLQFDLSVFDIFTTLLSGACLVIVPEGFDNSPFNVVNFMREKTVTVVYTVPSAYIRWFIKGKLARGMPSLRTLLYAGEPFSPVWLRRVMDCLPAAAVANIYGPTETNIVTCQHVTQPTTNATSIPIGVPVTDTEIHIVDEALRALPQGEMGEILVRGSTVFAGYFNAPSLTAEKLIQSPFQAYPTLAFRTGDYGYYNERGEIIYRGRIDNMVKTRGYRVEIGEVENAFAAIEAVEEVAIITLSHDKYGATLHACLSLAGGDAALPDVQVRLAELLPDYMYPFDFTVLDVLPKTATGKIDRLRLKAMCGLKRQEQA, encoded by the coding sequence ATGAAATTACTCAATGCCGTGACTCTGCCAGATATTATTGCCGAGGCGTTACAACATTATTCCCTGAATATCGCCGTCGAATACGGCGAAAAGAAATACCGCTATCGCGATATAGAAAAACTCGGGGAATATTATCAGCGCTATTTTCAACTCTGCGGGCTTAAAAAGGGCGATCATATCGGTCTTCTTTCCGACGTTACGCCCTTTGCCATCGGTGCGATGCTCGGGGCGCTTTATGCGGGCATTATTTATATCCCTATCAATATTCATGCCCCGGCGACATGGGTCAAGCATCTGGTAATGTCCGCCGAGCTGAAACAGGTACTGGCGCAACCGCGTTATCTCTCGGCATTAAGCCAGTCCAGCCAGGCGGTGCCGATTACCTTGCTCGAAGCCCCCGCGTTGGCAGAACAAGACGAGCCGCCTCCCCTGCAAAAGGTGGCGAACCTGAGTGATAACGTGGCCTATATTCTCTATACCTCGGGGTCCACGGGCAACCCGAAGGGCATCATGTTGACCCACCGCAATGCCTGCTCATTTATCGTCTGGATGCAAAAGGAATTCGCCATCCACGCCCGTGACCGAATTTTCAGCCGCGCGCCGTTGCAGTTCGACCTGTCGGTCTTCGATATCTTTACCACGCTGCTCAGCGGGGCCTGTCTGGTTATTGTTCCCGAGGGGTTCGACAACTCGCCGTTCAATGTCGTGAATTTTATGCGCGAAAAAACCGTTACGGTAGTGTATACCGTGCCGTCGGCGTATATTCGCTGGTTTATCAAAGGCAAACTGGCGCGCGGTATGCCGAGTTTGCGCACTTTGCTCTACGCGGGCGAGCCTTTCTCCCCGGTCTGGCTGCGGCGCGTGATGGATTGTCTACCCGCCGCGGCGGTTGCCAACATCTATGGGCCTACCGAAACCAATATCGTGACCTGCCAGCACGTCACACAACCCACGACGAACGCCACCAGCATTCCTATTGGCGTTCCGGTAACAGACACTGAAATCCATATTGTCGATGAGGCGCTTCGTGCCTTGCCTCAAGGAGAGATGGGCGAGATTCTGGTGCGCGGCAGCACCGTGTTTGCGGGGTATTTCAATGCGCCGTCGTTAACCGCCGAGAAACTGATTCAAAGTCCTTTCCAAGCCTATCCGACTCTGGCCTTTCGCACCGGCGATTACGGTTATTACAATGAACGGGGCGAGATAATTTATCGGGGCAGAATCGATAACATGGTGAAAACGCGAGGTTATCGCGTCGAGATTGGCGAGGTCGAAAACGCCTTTGCCGCCATTGAAGCGGTAGAGGAGGTGGCAATTATTACACTTTCGCACGACAAATATGGCGCGACCCTTCACGCCTGTCTCAGTCTTGCCGGAGGCGACGCTGCATTGCCCGATGTGCAGGTTCGTCTGGCCGAATTACTGCCCGATTATATGTATCCGTTTGATTTTACTGTACTCGATGTGCTGCCAAAAACGGCAACCGGAAAAATCGATCGGCTGCGCCTCAAGGCCATGTGCGGATTGAAGCGGCAGGAACAGGCGTAA
- the pstS gene encoding phosphate ABC transporter substrate-binding protein PstS, whose amino-acid sequence MKMMRNTIAGIVAATFSLTAISAVAATNLTGAGGTFPAPVYAKWADAYQKATGVQVNYQGIGSSGGVKQIIAKTVDFGASDAPMSDADLEKNGLFQFPTVIGGVVLAVNIPGVKSGELTLDGKTLGDIYLGKIKKWNDAEITRLNPNVKLPDTNIAVVRRADGSGTSFVFTSYLSKANADWKSAIGIGTTVNWPVGLGGKGNDGVAAFVQRLPGSIGYVEYAYAKQNNLTYTKLVDASGKAIAPSEASFSAAAKGADWSKSFAQDLTFQKGDNAWPISSTTFILVYKQQQDAAKGAEVLKFFDWAYKNGDQLTTGLDYASLPDSLVTQIQSAWKNNIKDSSGKALN is encoded by the coding sequence ATGAAAATGATGCGTAACACCATCGCTGGTATTGTGGCAGCGACCTTCTCTTTAACCGCTATTTCTGCGGTTGCAGCAACCAATCTGACGGGTGCAGGCGGAACCTTCCCGGCTCCTGTTTACGCAAAATGGGCGGATGCCTATCAAAAAGCTACCGGTGTGCAGGTTAACTATCAGGGCATTGGTTCTTCGGGCGGTGTAAAGCAGATCATCGCCAAAACCGTTGATTTCGGTGCTTCCGATGCACCGATGAGCGATGCCGACCTCGAAAAAAATGGCCTGTTCCAGTTCCCGACCGTAATCGGTGGCGTGGTACTGGCGGTGAATATTCCGGGTGTGAAGTCGGGCGAACTGACGCTTGACGGCAAAACGCTGGGCGATATCTATCTCGGCAAAATCAAGAAGTGGAACGATGCCGAAATTACCAGGCTGAACCCGAACGTCAAGCTGCCAGACACCAACATCGCCGTGGTTCGCCGCGCCGACGGTTCAGGCACCTCCTTCGTGTTCACAAGCTACCTGTCCAAGGCCAATGCCGACTGGAAAAGCGCGATTGGCATCGGCACGACCGTTAACTGGCCGGTGGGTCTGGGCGGTAAAGGCAACGACGGCGTAGCCGCGTTCGTTCAGCGTCTGCCGGGCTCCATCGGTTATGTGGAATACGCCTACGCCAAGCAAAACAACCTGACTTACACCAAGCTGGTGGATGCCAGCGGTAAAGCCATCGCCCCTTCCGAAGCCTCGTTTAGCGCGGCAGCGAAAGGCGCAGACTGGAGCAAAAGCTTTGCCCAGGATCTGACCTTCCAGAAAGGTGATAACGCGTGGCCTATCTCGTCCACCACCTTTATTCTGGTCTACAAGCAGCAGCAGGATGCCGCAAAAGGCGCAGAAGTGCTGAAGTTCTTCGACTGGGCGTATAAAAACGGCGACCAGCTGACTACCGGTCTGGATTACGCTTCCCTGCCGGACTCTCTGGTCACCCAGATTCAGAGCGCCTGGAAGAACAATATCAAAGACAGCAGCGGCAAGGCCCTGAACTAA
- the pstC gene encoding phosphate ABC transporter permease PstC encodes MAEKTPSIKAPGKNGDIIFGALVKLAALITLLLLGGIIVSLFISSLPSMEKFGFSFLWNKTWDVPNEQFGALVPIYGTLVTSIIALLIAVPVSFGISLFLTELAPNWLKRPLGIAIELLAAIPSIVYGMWGLFVFAPLFATYFQQPVGDVLSGVPIIGALFAGPGFGIGILAAGVILAIMIIPYIASVMRDVFEQTPVMMKESAYGIGCTTWEVIWRIVLPYTKNGVIGGIMLGLGRALGETMAVTFIIGNTYQLDSASLYMPGNSITSALANEFAEAASGLHTSALMELGLILFVITFIVLALSKLMIMRLAKNEGR; translated from the coding sequence ATGGCTGAAAAAACGCCGTCCATCAAAGCACCAGGCAAGAACGGTGACATTATCTTCGGCGCGCTGGTTAAACTGGCTGCGCTGATTACGCTATTGCTGCTCGGCGGGATCATCGTTTCGCTGTTTATCTCTTCCCTGCCCAGTATGGAAAAGTTTGGTTTCTCTTTCCTGTGGAATAAAACCTGGGATGTTCCCAACGAACAATTTGGTGCTCTGGTGCCGATTTACGGCACCCTTGTAACCTCGATTATCGCGCTGTTGATAGCCGTGCCCGTGAGTTTCGGGATCTCGCTGTTTCTGACCGAACTGGCCCCCAACTGGCTGAAACGCCCGCTGGGTATTGCCATTGAGCTGCTGGCCGCTATCCCGAGTATCGTTTACGGCATGTGGGGGCTGTTTGTCTTCGCCCCGCTGTTTGCGACCTACTTTCAGCAACCAGTAGGCGATGTGCTCTCGGGCGTGCCTATCATCGGTGCGCTGTTTGCGGGTCCGGGCTTCGGCATCGGGATTCTGGCAGCGGGCGTGATTCTCGCCATCATGATCATTCCCTATATCGCCTCCGTCATGCGCGATGTGTTCGAGCAGACCCCGGTGATGATGAAAGAGTCTGCCTACGGCATCGGCTGCACCACGTGGGAAGTTATCTGGCGTATCGTTTTGCCGTACACCAAAAACGGGGTCATCGGCGGCATCATGCTGGGGCTGGGCCGCGCGCTCGGTGAAACGATGGCGGTGACCTTTATCATCGGGAACACTTACCAGCTCGACAGTGCTTCGCTCTATATGCCGGGCAACAGCATTACCTCGGCGCTGGCCAACGAATTCGCCGAAGCGGCATCGGGCCTGCATACGTCTGCTCTGATGGAACTGGGTCTGATCCTGTTTGTGATAACCTTTATCGTGCTGGCGCTGTCGAAGCTGATGATCATGCGTCTCGCCAAGAATGAGGGCCGCTAA